One window of Eisenibacter elegans DSM 3317 genomic DNA carries:
- the mtnA gene encoding S-methyl-5-thioribose-1-phosphate isomerase, with product MNINTNRTLWLKDPHTLQVLDQRRLPHEVVVQDLSSTDKVVWAIQEMVVRGAPLIGAMAAYGVYFALRESLVFGTAQSREAHFARSMESLRQSRPTAVNLFWALKRMEQALSTVPQWEAKVQTALQTAHQIVEEDVELCRQIGVHGLPLLEQISQTKQGATVNILTHCNAGRLGCVEWGTITSPIYQAFEQGMNLHVWVDETRPRNQGANLTAWELSQRGIPHTVIVDNTGGHLMQHGMVDIVLVGADRVTRQGDAANKIGTYLKALAANDNQVPFYVALPSTTIDWEIADGLREIPIEERSPDEVKYIWGWNGHELQKVLLTPAESPALNYGFDVTPARLITGFITERGVCPATAAGLQGLFPEA from the coding sequence GTGAATATCAATACCAACCGTACCCTGTGGCTCAAAGACCCACATACCCTCCAAGTATTAGACCAACGCCGCCTCCCTCACGAAGTAGTTGTTCAGGACTTGAGCAGCACCGACAAAGTCGTCTGGGCTATCCAGGAGATGGTTGTCAGGGGTGCGCCTCTCATTGGCGCTATGGCAGCCTATGGCGTATATTTTGCCTTGCGCGAGTCCCTTGTTTTTGGAACAGCCCAAAGCCGCGAAGCGCATTTCGCCCGTTCGATGGAATCGCTGCGCCAGTCACGCCCTACGGCTGTCAACCTATTTTGGGCACTCAAACGAATGGAGCAGGCTCTCAGTACTGTTCCCCAATGGGAAGCTAAAGTACAAACAGCCCTCCAAACCGCCCATCAGATTGTAGAAGAAGATGTGGAACTCTGCCGCCAAATAGGCGTACACGGCCTCCCTTTGTTGGAGCAAATAAGCCAAACCAAGCAAGGCGCTACAGTCAATATCCTGACCCACTGCAACGCCGGGCGCTTGGGCTGTGTCGAATGGGGAACGATCACCTCTCCCATTTACCAAGCTTTTGAGCAAGGGATGAATCTCCACGTATGGGTAGACGAGACTCGCCCACGCAACCAAGGGGCTAACCTGACTGCCTGGGAGCTGAGCCAGCGCGGTATCCCACATACGGTTATCGTTGACAATACCGGCGGGCATTTGATGCAACACGGTATGGTCGATATTGTGTTGGTGGGTGCTGACCGCGTAACTCGACAGGGCGATGCGGCCAACAAAATCGGTACTTACCTCAAAGCCCTCGCGGCCAACGACAACCAAGTGCCCTTTTATGTGGCGCTTCCCTCTACTACTATTGACTGGGAAATAGCCGACGGCCTCCGCGAAATCCCCATCGAAGAACGTAGCCCTGATGAGGTCAAGTATATCTGGGGATGGAACGGGCACGAACTTCAAAAAGTACTGTTGACACCTGCCGAAAGCCCTGCGCTCAACTATGGTTTTGATGTAACTCCTGCGCGCCTTATCACAGGTTTCATCACAGAGCGCGGCGTTTGCCCTGCTACTGCTGCCGGGCTACAAGGGCTATTCCCTGAGGCCTAG
- a CDS encoding L-serine ammonia-lyase — protein MEIISVFDIFKIGVGPSSSHTMGPWRAAQLFLKDFQEATGLPATHIHEVQVLLYGSLAKTGRGHGTDIAVMLGLAGEDPETIDTQQLDTYIWQIYDSQTLTLGGQRSIPFNPDKHITFLFKESLPFHPNGMRLIAQGADFEAFEATYFSIGGGFVVRENEQNTSTQAVQGAFPYPIEVGEDLKRWTTQQGCSISEIVWRNELSLRSDAEIRSGVWRIWRTMLSCVYHGAHSQGELPGGLRVVRRAIELNKKLLGTDAPQYQDEDTWMRVIRYGQADFQKILKWVSCFALAVNEENAAFRRVVTAPTNGAAGVIPAVLMYYTCFCGQPSQEDIIRFLMTASEIGSLFKKKATISAAMGGCQAEIGVSSAMAAAALTERLGGSAEQAMMAAEIAMEHHLGLTCDPIKGLVQIPCIERNTMGAIKAITACNIALESNPADAKVSLDGIIRTMWQTAQDMNEKYKETSEGGLAVHVPVSVAEC, from the coding sequence ATGGAGATTATTAGTGTTTTCGATATTTTCAAAATAGGCGTAGGCCCTTCTAGTTCCCATACCATGGGGCCTTGGCGGGCAGCCCAGCTTTTTCTGAAAGATTTTCAGGAGGCCACAGGCTTACCCGCCACGCATATCCACGAAGTGCAGGTATTGCTCTATGGCTCTCTGGCCAAAACAGGGCGCGGCCACGGCACAGACATCGCTGTGATGCTGGGCCTTGCTGGCGAAGACCCCGAAACCATCGATACCCAACAACTGGATACCTATATCTGGCAGATTTATGATAGCCAAACCTTGACCTTGGGCGGGCAGCGCAGTATCCCCTTCAACCCTGACAAACACATCACCTTCCTCTTCAAAGAAAGCCTGCCTTTCCATCCTAATGGCATGCGCTTGATAGCACAAGGGGCTGACTTTGAAGCTTTTGAAGCCACTTACTTTTCAATAGGCGGCGGATTTGTCGTGCGCGAAAACGAGCAAAATACTTCTACCCAAGCCGTACAGGGAGCATTTCCCTATCCCATAGAAGTGGGCGAAGACCTCAAACGCTGGACAACGCAGCAGGGCTGTAGCATCTCTGAAATCGTTTGGCGCAACGAACTCAGCTTGCGCAGCGATGCTGAAATCCGCTCCGGAGTTTGGCGCATCTGGCGAACAATGTTGAGCTGTGTATATCACGGAGCACACAGTCAGGGGGAGTTGCCCGGCGGGCTGCGTGTAGTCCGAAGGGCTATTGAGCTTAACAAAAAACTACTGGGTACAGACGCACCCCAATACCAAGACGAAGATACGTGGATGCGAGTCATCCGCTACGGCCAAGCCGATTTTCAGAAAATACTCAAGTGGGTCAGCTGCTTTGCCTTGGCTGTGAACGAGGAAAATGCAGCTTTCCGCCGTGTTGTTACAGCGCCTACCAATGGTGCTGCCGGGGTGATTCCGGCAGTGCTGATGTACTACACCTGCTTCTGTGGTCAGCCTAGCCAAGAAGACATTATCCGATTCCTGATGACTGCTAGCGAGATTGGCAGCCTGTTCAAGAAAAAAGCTACTATCTCGGCGGCTATGGGAGGCTGCCAAGCCGAGATTGGGGTGTCGTCGGCAATGGCCGCAGCAGCCCTCACCGAGCGTCTTGGTGGTAGCGCTGAGCAAGCCATGATGGCCGCCGAGATTGCTATGGAGCATCACCTCGGCCTTACCTGTGATCCCATCAAGGGGTTGGTACAGATTCCTTGTATTGAGCGCAATACAATGGGCGCTATCAAGGCCATTACTGCCTGCAATATCGCCCTAGAGAGCAATCCAGCCGATGCCAAAGTCTCTCTCGATGGTATTATCCGAACGATGTGGCAAACAGCACAGGATATGAACGAAAAATACAAAGAAACTTCCGAAGGCGGATTGGCCGTACACGTACCCGTCAGCGTGGCCGAATGTTAG
- a CDS encoding PAS domain S-box protein — MDIRNTIASRFTRNKNLTLYTLWGVLFGICFPLGAWAFDFIFIHDLPISWVNLAYIHQSNPLHYIIDTAPLFLGLAFGLAGFERDKLVHLDERLQALSLEASQAVQRRQLLRLGFFNYLALGIILTLIIIAQILVRNSFSDTRDDSVVVNLAGKQRMLSQRLTKVSVLLSMYASLPDTVARYRAEGQQSLALWRRIHRGLQLGDDSLGLPANHNSPEALRLLERITPHFEVLSKSFDLLLDPDTEANQRSYAFREVLLHEELFLVLMNDLTYQYSQEARSKIAQLRVMSLFINLGILLLIVILGLFIFRPLLNRSVFYLQYLADQNIAQKRVNEEMQAQEVELQQTIEYMSALQNELQVQNNDILQSRMQIARNNAYLQSVLDALDESVGIVITDMEGVVVRVNPRFEEVSGYNSTEIVGSGIHILKSDRHEEAFWQEMWQTVIGGNPWRNEVCNRAHDGHLYWVDTVITPIYDEQGRVYQYLSLQTDITKRKTTEQQLRNTLQTLGDAQEIARLGSFEINFKKQEVIWSTLMYSFFELSPTEAAPFGDAYYQYLHPDDLGNFKLAVATLIQEGEINFDHRILTRSGQTRYLLIRATVRKSPKTQKVVYAQGVAYDITDRKLAEERIKEQNQLLDNLLKNLPIILYKAGADGVVNSIAGKGMERISATLEANGQIHLQQLLAQKYERVGRVFEGEQLHFTVKQEDRTYFEHYLFPDAVHEQQLIGFALDTTELELGRRELQAAQKHSQELLDNLLQSINYAKRIQKAVLPPMELFQQSYPDSFLLFRPRDVVSGDFYWYYQQCSRYQNMLGKTVLVVGDCTGHGVPGAFMSLIGIELLQQIVESRQNTSPDMILYGMNEHLLRLLNSEQSNIRDGMDMCVITIDHIENRLEYAGANIPLYLIQDGVLEELKPTKLPIGGQQVEGREHYYEKQSIQFDQPITLYLASDGYQDQFGGPDNRKFMRKQLRDTLQQLHQRPFAEQAQTLNDLLEAWMSQSHQKQIDDITLIGLKVNPKVFE, encoded by the coding sequence ATGGATATTCGCAATACTATAGCCAGTAGATTTACCCGCAATAAAAACTTGACGCTCTACACCCTCTGGGGCGTATTGTTTGGGATATGTTTTCCCTTGGGGGCTTGGGCTTTTGATTTTATTTTTATCCACGATTTGCCCATCAGTTGGGTCAATTTGGCCTATATCCATCAATCTAACCCCCTACACTACATCATCGACACGGCACCGCTGTTCTTGGGCTTGGCCTTTGGTTTGGCCGGCTTTGAGCGCGACAAGCTTGTCCACCTCGACGAGCGCTTGCAGGCTCTGAGTCTTGAAGCCTCTCAAGCAGTACAACGCCGCCAGCTTTTGCGCCTAGGCTTTTTCAATTATCTGGCGCTAGGAATTATCTTAACGCTAATCATCATCGCCCAAATATTGGTGCGTAATTCCTTTAGTGACACCCGAGACGATAGTGTAGTGGTCAACCTTGCCGGCAAACAACGGATGTTGAGCCAGCGGCTAACCAAGGTCAGCGTTTTGCTCTCCATGTATGCCAGCCTACCCGACACAGTAGCCCGCTACCGCGCCGAGGGGCAACAAAGTCTGGCGCTCTGGCGACGCATACACCGGGGGCTACAGCTTGGCGATGACAGCCTAGGCCTGCCGGCCAATCACAACAGCCCCGAGGCCTTGCGTTTATTAGAGCGTATTACTCCTCACTTTGAGGTGCTTAGCAAATCTTTTGACCTACTCCTAGACCCCGATACCGAAGCCAATCAGCGGAGTTATGCTTTTAGGGAGGTTTTGTTACACGAGGAGTTGTTCTTAGTGTTGATGAATGACCTCACCTATCAATACAGCCAAGAAGCGCGCAGCAAGATCGCCCAATTGAGGGTGATGTCGTTGTTTATAAACTTGGGCATATTGCTGCTGATAGTCATCTTAGGCTTGTTTATCTTCCGCCCACTGCTCAACCGCTCCGTATTTTATCTGCAATACCTGGCTGACCAAAATATTGCCCAAAAGCGTGTCAATGAGGAGATGCAAGCCCAAGAAGTGGAGCTGCAACAGACTATCGAGTATATGAGCGCCTTGCAAAATGAGTTGCAAGTACAAAACAACGACATCCTTCAAAGCCGAATGCAGATAGCCCGCAACAACGCATACCTACAGTCAGTATTGGATGCCTTGGACGAAAGCGTCGGGATTGTCATTACGGATATGGAAGGAGTGGTCGTCAGGGTCAATCCTCGATTTGAAGAAGTAAGCGGCTACAATAGCACCGAAATCGTAGGCAGTGGTATTCATATCCTCAAATCTGACAGACACGAAGAGGCTTTCTGGCAAGAAATGTGGCAAACCGTAATCGGCGGCAACCCTTGGCGCAATGAGGTCTGTAATCGGGCACACGACGGGCATTTGTATTGGGTCGATACCGTTATCACACCAATCTACGATGAGCAAGGGAGGGTTTACCAATACCTATCACTTCAGACAGACATTACCAAACGCAAAACCACTGAGCAACAGCTCCGCAACACCCTCCAAACACTGGGCGATGCGCAGGAGATTGCACGCTTGGGCTCTTTTGAAATCAACTTCAAAAAACAAGAAGTGATCTGGTCTACGCTGATGTACAGCTTCTTCGAGCTGTCGCCCACAGAGGCAGCACCCTTTGGTGATGCGTATTACCAATACCTTCACCCCGATGATTTGGGCAACTTCAAGCTAGCCGTCGCTACCCTGATTCAAGAAGGGGAGATCAACTTTGATCACCGCATCCTAACCCGCAGCGGGCAAACCCGCTATCTCCTCATTCGGGCAACTGTACGTAAAAGTCCAAAAACCCAAAAAGTGGTCTATGCCCAAGGGGTGGCATATGATATCACGGATAGAAAACTGGCCGAAGAACGTATCAAAGAGCAAAATCAACTGTTGGATAACCTGCTCAAAAACCTACCCATCATATTGTACAAAGCAGGCGCTGATGGCGTAGTAAACAGTATTGCCGGCAAAGGAATGGAGCGTATTAGTGCAACACTTGAGGCCAACGGACAAATACACCTCCAACAACTCCTAGCGCAAAAATATGAACGGGTAGGCAGGGTGTTTGAGGGAGAGCAGTTGCACTTTACGGTCAAACAAGAAGACCGTACCTACTTCGAACACTACCTCTTCCCCGATGCCGTACATGAGCAACAACTTATCGGCTTTGCCCTCGATACCACAGAGTTGGAGCTGGGCCGAAGAGAATTGCAAGCCGCACAAAAACACAGCCAAGAGCTGCTCGATAATCTCTTACAGAGCATCAATTACGCCAAGCGCATTCAGAAAGCTGTACTCCCGCCTATGGAATTGTTCCAACAGAGTTACCCCGACAGCTTCTTGCTCTTTAGGCCACGCGACGTAGTCAGTGGAGACTTTTATTGGTACTACCAACAGTGTAGCCGCTACCAGAATATGCTGGGCAAAACGGTGCTCGTTGTCGGCGACTGTACCGGCCACGGAGTCCCCGGTGCTTTTATGAGCCTCATCGGGATAGAATTACTCCAGCAGATTGTCGAAAGTAGACAAAATACCAGCCCCGATATGATTTTGTATGGGATGAATGAACATCTCCTGCGCCTCCTCAATTCCGAACAGAGCAATATCCGAGATGGAATGGATATGTGTGTCATTACCATAGACCATATCGAAAACCGCTTGGAATATGCCGGAGCCAATATCCCGCTGTACCTCATTCAAGATGGAGTATTGGAGGAGCTCAAACCTACCAAGCTGCCCATAGGGGGGCAGCAGGTCGAAGGAAGGGAGCATTATTACGAAAAACAGTCCATACAATTCGACCAGCCAATCACGCTCTACTTGGCCAGCGATGGTTACCAAGACCAGTTTGGCGGGCCTGACAACCGCAAGTTTATGCGCAAACAATTGCGTGATACGCTACAACAACTGCATCAGCGACCCTTTGCAGAACAAGCCCAAACCCTCAACGATTTGTTGGAGGCGTGGATGAGCCAAAGTCATCAAAAACAAATTGATGACATTACGCTGATTGGATTGAAGGTAAACCCAAAAGTATTTGAGTAA
- a CDS encoding RDD family protein, which produces MGQTIGKKAMGIALVSEDGYQLQDSQSALRCIVMCVDGIIFGLAGVLLMNQSAHNQR; this is translated from the coding sequence ATGGGGCAAACCATAGGTAAGAAAGCTATGGGTATTGCGTTAGTCTCTGAAGACGGCTACCAATTACAGGACTCCCAATCCGCTTTGCGCTGCATAGTGATGTGTGTGGATGGAATTATTTTTGGTCTAGCAGGGGTTTTGCTAATGAATCAGTCTGCGCATAACCAACGCTAG